One segment of Methanolinea mesophila DNA contains the following:
- a CDS encoding 30S ribosomal protein S4e encodes MSEHLKRLVAPDAWHVPKKATKFITKTAPGPHNANALPVAVWLRDQMGLARNMKEVKQILGQRDVIINGKPCRDPKMGIGIFDIIAIPAIGKYYRILRDKKGRHKTIEIDSESAKSRLAKIRNKTIVPGGKVQLNLRSGANILADNKYKPGDSVVISLEENNRFAIMDHFPFAVGNMAMVIGGKHSGKVARIVTIDKIAGSVPNRVTLVDESTGDRFDTIDEYIYMVGRETPALTEWGIEE; translated from the coding sequence ATGTCAGAACATCTCAAGCGGCTCGTCGCCCCCGATGCATGGCACGTGCCCAAGAAGGCCACCAAGTTCATCACCAAGACCGCACCCGGGCCCCACAACGCGAATGCATTGCCCGTTGCGGTCTGGCTCCGCGACCAGATGGGTCTGGCCCGGAACATGAAGGAGGTCAAGCAGATCCTCGGGCAGCGGGACGTCATCATCAACGGCAAGCCCTGCAGGGACCCGAAGATGGGAATCGGGATCTTCGATATCATCGCAATTCCCGCAATCGGTAAATATTACCGTATCCTTCGCGACAAGAAGGGCCGGCACAAGACCATCGAGATCGATTCCGAGTCGGCGAAGAGCAGGCTTGCCAAGATCCGGAACAAGACCATTGTTCCCGGCGGCAAAGTCCAGCTCAACCTCCGGTCGGGTGCGAACATCCTCGCGGACAACAAGTACAAACCCGGTGACTCGGTCGTCATCTCCCTCGAAGAGAACAACCGGTTCGCCATCATGGACCATTTCCCCTTCGCAGTGGGCAATATGGCCATGGTCATCGGTGGAAAGCATTCCGGGAAAGTGGCCCGGATCGTGACGATCGATAAGATCGCCGGCAGCGTACCCAACCGGGTCACCCTCGTGGATGAGTCCACCGGGGACCGCTTCGACACCATCGACGAGTACATCTACATGGTGGGACGCGAGACCCCGGCGCTGACCGAATGGGGGATTGAAGAATGA
- a CDS encoding 30S ribosomal protein S8, with amino-acid sequence MARQNTIADGMCTLKNAADGGKSSCIIEPASKLLGSMFRCMQDGGYINGFEFIEDGRGGQLLVHLNGKINKCGAITPRYSVQHSELEYWEVQYLPGKNFGMLILSTSRGVLTHEQARKEGIGGELLGYVY; translated from the coding sequence ATGGCAAGACAAAATACAATCGCCGATGGGATGTGTACCCTGAAGAATGCGGCAGACGGCGGCAAGTCGAGCTGCATCATCGAGCCCGCCAGCAAACTCCTCGGTTCGATGTTCCGCTGCATGCAGGACGGGGGATACATCAACGGCTTCGAGTTTATTGAGGACGGCCGGGGCGGACAGCTCCTGGTCCACCTCAACGGCAAGATCAACAAATGCGGAGCGATCACCCCCCGCTACTCCGTGCAGCATTCTGAGCTTGAATACTGGGAAGTCCAGTACCTCCCCGGGAAGAACTTCGGCATGCTGATCCTTTCCACCTCCAGGGGCGTGCTCACTCACGAGCAGGCCCGGAAGGAAGGTATCGGC
- the rplX gene encoding 50S ribosomal protein L24, with product MVRIESSQPRKQRKARYQAPLHMKGKFLSAPLDSTLREQYRTRSARVVKGDTVKVLRGSSKGTEGVVDLVDVGKSRIVVQGVSVNKADGTEVPRPIDPSNVKITKLNLKDPKRAQNLGERA from the coding sequence ATGGTAAGAATCGAGAGCAGTCAGCCAAGGAAGCAGAGAAAGGCCCGTTACCAGGCCCCTCTGCACATGAAAGGCAAATTCCTTTCCGCCCCCCTGGACTCCACGCTTCGCGAGCAGTACCGCACGCGAAGCGCCAGGGTAGTGAAGGGAGACACGGTGAAAGTACTCAGAGGTTCGTCGAAAGGAACCGAGGGTGTGGTAGACCTGGTCGACGTGGGGAAGTCCCGCATCGTCGTACAGGGAGTCTCGGTCAATAAGGCGGACGGAACGGAAGTTCCCCGGCCGATAGACCCCTCCAACGTCAAGATCACCAAACTGAACCTCAAGGACCCGAAGAGAGCACAGAACCTCGGGGAGCGTGCATAA
- a CDS encoding 30S ribosomal protein S14, with the protein MGGERTKKFGRGAQECKMCGRKQGLVRRYHIMFCRQCFREWAPKMGFKKMN; encoded by the coding sequence ATGGGCGGAGAGAGAACGAAGAAATTCGGCCGCGGGGCACAGGAGTGCAAGATGTGCGGACGGAAACAGGGACTGGTACGCAGATACCATATCATGTTCTGCCGCCAGTGCTTCCGTGAATGGGCCCCCAAAATGGGCTTTAAAAAGATGAACTGA
- a CDS encoding 50S ribosomal protein L5, giving the protein MNAMRQVYVDKVVVHMGVGESGEKLTNAIDIMKAITGNTPVKSIAKKTQPAFGIRKGGPIGCKVTLRGAKAAGFLETALNIVERRIFPGQFDRMGNFSFGIEEHTDFPGMSYDPQIGIFGMDINVVLARRGIRITRRHIEQKKLPQKQQVGAEDAIAFLNEKYKVEVR; this is encoded by the coding sequence ATGAACGCGATGCGGCAGGTGTATGTCGACAAGGTAGTGGTCCACATGGGTGTCGGTGAAAGCGGAGAGAAGCTCACCAACGCCATCGACATCATGAAGGCCATTACCGGGAACACGCCGGTAAAGAGCATTGCCAAGAAGACCCAGCCCGCGTTCGGGATCCGCAAAGGAGGCCCCATCGGGTGCAAGGTCACCCTGAGAGGGGCGAAGGCCGCAGGATTCCTTGAAACTGCGCTCAACATCGTTGAACGGAGAATTTTCCCGGGCCAGTTCGACAGGATGGGCAATTTCTCCTTCGGGATCGAGGAGCACACCGACTTCCCGGGAATGTCGTACGATCCCCAGATTGGGATCTTCGGGATGGACATCAACGTGGTCCTCGCCCGGAGAGGCATCAGGATAACACGGCGCCATATCGAGCAGAAGAAACTGCCCCAGAAACAGCAGGTGGGTGCAGAGGACGCGATCGCCTTCTTAAACGAGAAGTACAAGGTGGAGGTGCGATGA